The Lycium barbarum isolate Lr01 chromosome 12, ASM1917538v2, whole genome shotgun sequence genome includes a region encoding these proteins:
- the LOC132622454 gene encoding bifunctional riboflavin kinase/FMN phosphatase — translation MSVERTLKKLVSGVILDLDGTLLNTDGVVSEILKGFLVKYGKQWDGREAPKIVGKTPTEAAAAVVEDYGLPLSIDEFLSQFYPLLSDQWHNIKALPGANRLINHLRDHGVPMALASNSSRSNIETKILHHPGWKESFSAIVGGDEVKAGKPSPEIFLEAAKRLKMDPSSFLVIEDSIPGVTAGKAAGMAVVAVPSLAKQSHLYTSAEEVINSLLDLQLEKWGLPAFQDRIEGTLPLEPWCIGGPVIKGFGRGSKVLGIPTANLSPEGYSAILSEHPAGVYFGWAGLSARGIYKMVMSIGWNPYFNNTEKTIEPWLLHDFNEDFYGEELHLVVVGYIRPEANFSSLETLIAKIHEDRKIAERALELPQYLKYKDDPYLKKISLPREN, via the exons ATGTCTGTTGAACGAACTTTGAAGAAGCTAGTTTCTGGTGTCATCCTTGATTTGGATGGTACACTTCTTAATACAG ATGGAGTTGTGAGTGAGATTTTAAAGGGTTTCTTAGTTAAGTATGGAAAGCAGTGGGATGGCAGAGAAGCTCCTAAAATAGTAGGAAAAACCCCAACAGAAGCTGCAGCTGCAGTTGTTGAAGATTATGGGCTCCCATTATCAATCGATGAATTTCTTTCACAATTTTACCCGTTGCTCTCTGACCA GTGGCACAATATCAAAGCTCTTCCAGGGGCCAATCGATTGATTAACCATTTGAGGGATCATGGTGTACCCATGGCATTGGCTTCAAATTCTTCACGATCTAATATAGAGACCAAAATTTTACATCATCCAG GATGGAAAGAATCATTTTCAGCTATTGTTGGAGGAGACGAAGTGAAAGCTGGAAAGCCATCTCCGGAAAT ATTTCTTGAAGCAGCTAAAAGACTCAAGATGGATCCATCCAGCTTTCTTGTGATTGAAGATTCAAT ACCAGGTGTTACTGCTGGTAAGGCTGCTGGAATGGCAGTAGTTGCTGTACCATCTCTTGCAAAGCAGTCTCATCTTTATACTTCTGCTGAGGAAGTGATCAATTCTCTTCTAGATTTGCAACTGGAAAAGTGGGGACTCCCTGCATTTCAAGATA GGATAGAAGGTACTCTGCCTTTAGAACCTTGGTGTATTGGTGGTCCTGTCATTAAGGGATTTGGGCGTGGCTCAAAGGTTCTTGGGATCCCCACAG CTAATTTATCCCCAGAAGGATATTCAGCCATTCTTTCAGAACATCCAGCGGGTGTATATTTTGGATGGGCAGGATTATCAGCTCGAGGTATTTACAAGATGGTCATGAGCATTGGTTGGAATCCTTACTTCAATAACACAGAGAAGACAATT GAACCATGGTTGCTTCATGACTTCAATGAGGACTTCTATGGTGAGGAATTGCATCTAGTTGTTGTGGGCTACATAAGACCGGAG GCCAACTTTTCATCACTCGAAACCTTGATAGCAAAAATTCATGAGGACAGGAAGATTGCAGAAAGAGCTCTCGAACTTCCTCAGTACTTGAAGTACAAGGACGATCCATATCTTAAAAAAATCTCGTTGCCTCGGGAAAATTGA
- the LOC132624591 gene encoding F-box protein At2g39490-like codes for MLFSRCIVLESLALGDCSFIGELTIKGWNTLKTLLIRGCSDIDLVTIDNPSIRTCHYDGEINKIKFVDPMRLEDVILDFGTTKRHQHISERDDLMEVLKNVQTLSINNVLLEGLSSRYVYFEYINMEYYLPNLKELQLVRREFSFVNPWDIHFFVKKCPQIERLFLDFGDHAMESGSYWNLVAKEKFENCQTEFSQLKLLKVKGFKKLELEEKLLNFFLLHARFLESLIKVESKNNNLEIKLSDFITVSKVSTSSTFGHYKDESGVFPRHKVP; via the exons ATGTTGTTTTCAAGATGTATTGTTCTTGAATCTTTGGCTTTGGGGGATTGTTCTTTTATTGGTGAACTCACAATTAAAGGTTGGAATACGCTTAAAACTCTTTTGATTAGGGGTTGTAGTGACATAGATTTGGTCACTATTGATAATCCAAGTATTCGCACATGTCACTATGATGGTGAGATTAACAAAATCAAGTTTGTGGATCCAATGAGATTAGAAGACGTGATATTGGATTTTGGTACCACAAAGAGGCATCAACATATAAGTGAAAGGGATGATTTGATGGAAGTCTTAAAAAATGTGCAGACTCTCTCAATTAACAATGTTCTTCTTGAG GGACTTTCTTCTAGATATGTGTATTTTGAGTACATAAATATGGAGTACTATCTTCCAAATTTGAAGGAACTTCAATTGGTGAGGCGTGAATTCAGCTTTGTCAACCCTTGGGATATTCATTTCTTTGTCAAGAAGTGTCCCCAAATTGAGAGACTCTTTCTAGAT TTTGGTGATCATGCAATGGAATCCGGAAGCTATTGGAATTTAGTTGCAAAGGAAAAATTTGAGAATTGCCAAACAGAATTTTCACAACTCAAGCTATTGAAGGTGAAAGGATTCAAGAAACTTGAGCTTGAAGAGAAATTGCTGAATTTTTTCTTGTTGCATGCAAGATTCCTAGAGTCATTGATTAAAGTTGAATCAAAGAATAATAATCTAGAAATTAAACTGAGTGATTTCATTACAGTTTCAAAGGTATCTACTAGTTCAACCTTTGGTCATTACAAGGATGAAAGTGGTGTATTTCCAAGGCATAAAGTTCCGTGA